The DNA window CAAGAACTTGCCCTGGATGATGACCGGCACGTTTCTCACGCTGCTCGCCTCGACACCGCTGTTCGGCTGGTTGTCCGCCCGTTGCTCCCGCTATCGCCTGTTGCTGACCGTCTACGCCTTCTTCATCTCGAACCTCGCGCTGTTCTATCTCTTAATGACGATGCAACAGCATATGGAATGGGTCGCACGCGGGTTCTTCATTTGGCTCTCCGTGTTCAACCTCTTCGTCGTGTCGGTATTCTGGAGTTTCATGGCGGACCTGTTCACGCCGGAGCAGGGCAAACGAGTGTTCGGCATGATTGCGGCGGGCGGGAGTACCGGCGCCTTGTTCGGGCCCCTCATCACGACCGGACTGACCTATCTCTTTCCCGTGCCCGTCCTCATGCTCGCCTCGGCGCTCTTCATGCTGGCCTGCCTCGGTTGCATCACCAAGCTGGAGGGCTGGTGCCACGAACAGACCGCGTCGCACCGGGACAATGCCGGTGAGCCGTTGGGCGGTAGTTTGTTCTCAGGAATCCGGCTGACGCTCTCCTCCCCCTATCTCTTGGGAATCTGCGGCTATCTGCTTCTGCTCACGGCCACGGCAACGTTTCTGTATTTCGAGCAGACGCGATTGGTCTCCGAGTACCTCTCGACTCCCGAGGAACGGACCCGTCTCTTCTCGACTCTGGACTTCGTAACCAACGTCCTGACCTGGCTGACGCAACTGTTCCTGACCAACCGGCTTGTCGACCGGTTCGGCCTCGTCTCGGCGCTGTATGTTCTGCCCTTCGTGAGCCTCCTGGGATTTCTGGGCATCGCCCTTTGGCCTGGGCTGGCGGTGTACGTGGCCTTCTCCGTCCTGCGACGGGTGGGGGAGTATGCGCTGTCGAAGCCGGCGAGGGAGGTATTGTTCACGGTACTCAGTCGCGAAGAAAAATATAAGGCGAAGAACTTCATCGACACCGCGATCTCACGGGGAGGGGACGCCTCGAGCGGTTGGTTGGTGTCGGGGATCAAGGCCTTGGGGGTGACGGCGACTCAACTTGCCGGGGCGCTGGTGCCGCTCATGGTCGGCTGGCTCTGGCTGAGCCGGTGGCTGGCCTTGCGCCAACAGGCTCGGCTCAGCAGACCGGTGGAGGAAGCGCAGGAGACCGGGCCTTATAACCGGGCCCTATAAATGGATAGGGTTACTGCTCCCCGGCGTTCGACCCAGCCACCGGGTGAAGCCATCTCAACGAAAACATAGGGGAACTTGCGGGATGCAGGGGCTCTGCTAGACTACACAAGGGTCCTCTAGACCTGTCCGATCCTTTCACCGGAGCCGCCACATGCCGTACCAACTCCAGGCGACATTGCTTCTGCTCATAGCCCTATGCGTGGGTGCGACGCCGGCCAACGCGGAAATGTACACCTGGACCGACAAGGACGGAAACCTGCATTTCACGGACAATCCCCCTGACCACGTCAATGCCAAGGTGCTGGCCCAGCCGGGACAATGCTCGGTGGAAACGATGCTCGAGGGACTGACACAAGAACAACGGGATCAGTTGTTCATGATTCAGCGGCAGAAGCAGGGACTTCAGCCCGGCACCTATGATCTCGACCAAGACGGCCTCGATGCGGACCAGAAGACCATTGTCCGCACGCTGATCAACGAAGGTCACAAGTGCAAGAACGGGAACAGGCAGGCCTGCCGCTGTCTCGATCGCGCCCAAGAAGTCCAAACCGGTCTTCGCTCCTACACCCCGAGCGGCATGTTGCACAGCAAGTCGCAACAGAGCGCCGACAAATCTCCCTCCCGCTGACGCATCTTCACATCCTTCTCCTCGCAACGGTCCCGCCGACTAGTGAAGGTCGGTCCGATCGTCTCTCACAATGTCGATGATCATGCCTCGGTTTCGCTCCCCATTGGACCAAGAGTCTTTTGACTCGTAAAAAAATCGCGTGCTATAGTCCAGCGCCGATAAAACTCGGGCGCATGGAACGGGCCGAGCGGCAATTGAGCAGTAAGACGTGCCGCCTGCCGCATCACGCTTCACGAGATACGAACGACGAGGCAATCATGGTTGAAGTCCCCGTTAAGATGTACGTCGATAAACTGTTGAGACTTTTGCGTGAAACCGCGCGTCCGATGTCGCTCCTGTCGGGACCGACTAAAGATCGTGCCTTGCGTTTGATGGCCGCCAACGTGGCCGAAGCGGAGGAAGCCATCCTCCAGGCCAACGAGCAGGATGTCGAGGCGATCGGCAAGACCATGGCCGGCGAGAGCAACCGGGAACGGGTACGGGAAGCCGTCGCCCGAGTCCGCATGACGGCCGACGACGTCAAAGCCATCGTCGACCGGCTCAACCGCATCGCCGATCTCCCCGATCCGCTGAGCGAAGTCATCGAGCAACACGACGAACCCAATGGGATGCAGGTCGCCCGCATGCGCTCGCCGCTGGGGGTCATCGGAGTCGTTTCGGAGATGGCCCCGCTCGCCACCATCGACAGCATCGCGCTTTGCTTGAAGTCCGGCAATGTCTGCGTGTTTCGCGGATCGGCCGACTGGACACAAACGCAACAGGTGATCGCCGGCTGCCTCTACCGTGCCGCTGAAGAAGCAGGGGTTCCGAAGAACGGCTTCTTGCTCATCGAACGACAGGAGAAAGAAGTCGCGCTCGAATTGATCCGCGCCGGGAAAGCCTTGGACGCGATCATTCCACGCGGCGGCGCCGGCCTGCGCAAGGTCGTGCAGGAGCAGGCGAAGATGCCGATCCTCTCCCATGACGGCGGCATTACGCATGTCTACATCGACGAAGACGCCGATATCCCGATGGCGCAAAACATCGTCATCAATTCGAAGGTCCAGCAGGCCAACGCCGCCAATTCGTGCGACACATTGCTGGTGCACCAGGGCCTCGCGCGCCCGCTCCTGCCGGCTCTGATCCTCCGGCTGCTGGACGAGTTCAAGGTCGACGTCATCGGCTGCCCGAAAACCGTGGCGCTCATGGGACAGATGCTCATGACCGGACACAAGGCCGTCAAAGCGGCCGACGAAGGGGATTGGAACAAACAGTTCCAAGGACTCTCGATCAACATCAAGATGGTGCCGAGCTTCGACGACGCCGTCTCCCACATCGTGCAACACGGTCCGAGCCATACCTGCACGATCGTCACGAAGTCCTACGCGTCGGCCCTGCGTTTCTCCCGCGAAATCGATGCCGGCACGGTGCTCGTCAACGCCTCCACGCGGCTGAACGCCGGCGACAGCCTCGGGCTCGGTGCGGATGTCGGGCTGAGCTGCTCACGGCTCCATGCTCGTGGACCGATCGGCTTGCGGCAATTGACCTGCGAAAAGTACGTGGTGTTCGGAAGCGGGCAGTTGAGGCAGCCCCATCCTGTTCCGCTGACCTATACCGACGCCATCATGCTCAAGCGGCCGTAGCTCGTGAATCGTCGTGCGTATCTCGTGAAGAGGATCCCGTGCCTGCCGGATTGCATGACGAGATACCAGCTGCGCTTCACGAACACCTGAAGGCCTGGGGCCTCCGCCGCTTCACCTCCGACCGGGACTATTTCGGCTGGCAACAGGCCTCGTTTCGTGCCGAGGACCTCGCCGCGCTCCATCGCGCCGTGGAATCCAGGCGGCAAGGCGGCCCTGAAGCCGACATTGCCTTCTACGACCTGACAGCTCAACCTGCCCTCATCCCCGCACTCTACAGTCAGCGCTACGACTACTACCTCGAGGTCGGCTCCCGGGTCACAGCCTTGATCGAATCACGACCATCGATCCTCGATGTAGGCTGCGGCATCGGCATCCTCACCACCTTCTACGCCGCGCAGCACCCCGGCTGCCGCGTCATAGGCATCGACCGCTCCTCCGCATCGATCGAGGTCGCGAGGCGTCGCGCGAGAGAGATGGGGGTGACGAACGTGCAGTTCGAGTGTGCCGATCTCGACAAGGAGATACTATCCGGCTGCTATCCCTTGATCATCGCCACCCATACGCTGTTCCAGGCCGAGCAGGATCTCGGATTGCCGAGCCGCTCGTGGCAGACGTTTGAACGGGATTACGATCCGCTCACGCAGCAGGCGTTCGAAAGGCGAACGGAGATCGGGGTCCGGCTGGACCGACTCTCTAACGTGCTTGCTTCCGGGGGACGGGTCATCGTGTTCGAAAAGGCGAGACTGCTCTCACGGCGGGTTCCATTCCAGCGGGCCCTCGCGGCACGGAGACTGGAGCCACTGTTACCACCGTTGCCGATCCGCTACCACTCGGTCGAGGAAATCATTGAAGACGGTCCCCTCTACGTCTTGTCGCGGGAGCAGCCGTCTCAATGCTGGGACGAGCAACCGGAACCGGATGATGCGCCTCGCCTGGACCTCACCTCGATCATGAAGGGTTCGCTGAACGGGGAGGCCCCCCTCTATGAGAACCATTGGGCCTCGGCACAGGAGGCCTGGCAGCAACTCCCGGCTCGCCGGGTGCTGCAGGAGGTGACGACAGATCAATCACAGGGTCGCCAACTGCACGCCGAACTCGGGGTCAGCGGCAGCTTGGTTTACCTCTACGTCGCGAACACCTACGATCAGCGCCAGTTGGTGATCGTCGAGGCAGCCAGACACGGCATGTTGGAGGAGTATTATCGGGAGATCGTCGGCAGCGCCTCTCGCTAGACGATCCACCCGCGACATAGACTCGCATGGAGAAACCAGCGATAATGCGACGCGTATGACG is part of the Nitrospiraceae bacterium genome and encodes:
- a CDS encoding MFS transporter; its protein translation is MLPIRRTFARFVHVEPQEVPPLAWSFAYFFCLLCGYYILRPVRDEMAIEGGIKNLPWMMTGTFLTLLASTPLFGWLSARCSRYRLLLTVYAFFISNLALFYLLMTMQQHMEWVARGFFIWLSVFNLFVVSVFWSFMADLFTPEQGKRVFGMIAAGGSTGALFGPLITTGLTYLFPVPVLMLASALFMLACLGCITKLEGWCHEQTASHRDNAGEPLGGSLFSGIRLTLSSPYLLGICGYLLLLTATATFLYFEQTRLVSEYLSTPEERTRLFSTLDFVTNVLTWLTQLFLTNRLVDRFGLVSALYVLPFVSLLGFLGIALWPGLAVYVAFSVLRRVGEYALSKPAREVLFTVLSREEKYKAKNFIDTAISRGGDASSGWLVSGIKALGVTATQLAGALVPLMVGWLWLSRWLALRQQARLSRPVEEAQETGPYNRAL
- a CDS encoding glutamate-5-semialdehyde dehydrogenase, with product MVEVPVKMYVDKLLRLLRETARPMSLLSGPTKDRALRLMAANVAEAEEAILQANEQDVEAIGKTMAGESNRERVREAVARVRMTADDVKAIVDRLNRIADLPDPLSEVIEQHDEPNGMQVARMRSPLGVIGVVSEMAPLATIDSIALCLKSGNVCVFRGSADWTQTQQVIAGCLYRAAEEAGVPKNGFLLIERQEKEVALELIRAGKALDAIIPRGGAGLRKVVQEQAKMPILSHDGGITHVYIDEDADIPMAQNIVINSKVQQANAANSCDTLLVHQGLARPLLPALILRLLDEFKVDVIGCPKTVALMGQMLMTGHKAVKAADEGDWNKQFQGLSINIKMVPSFDDAVSHIVQHGPSHTCTIVTKSYASALRFSREIDAGTVLVNASTRLNAGDSLGLGADVGLSCSRLHARGPIGLRQLTCEKYVVFGSGQLRQPHPVPLTYTDAIMLKRP
- a CDS encoding DUF4124 domain-containing protein; its protein translation is MPYQLQATLLLLIALCVGATPANAEMYTWTDKDGNLHFTDNPPDHVNAKVLAQPGQCSVETMLEGLTQEQRDQLFMIQRQKQGLQPGTYDLDQDGLDADQKTIVRTLINEGHKCKNGNRQACRCLDRAQEVQTGLRSYTPSGMLHSKSQQSADKSPSR
- a CDS encoding methyltransferase domain-containing protein produces the protein MPAGLHDEIPAALHEHLKAWGLRRFTSDRDYFGWQQASFRAEDLAALHRAVESRRQGGPEADIAFYDLTAQPALIPALYSQRYDYYLEVGSRVTALIESRPSILDVGCGIGILTTFYAAQHPGCRVIGIDRSSASIEVARRRAREMGVTNVQFECADLDKEILSGCYPLIIATHTLFQAEQDLGLPSRSWQTFERDYDPLTQQAFERRTEIGVRLDRLSNVLASGGRVIVFEKARLLSRRVPFQRALAARRLEPLLPPLPIRYHSVEEIIEDGPLYVLSREQPSQCWDEQPEPDDAPRLDLTSIMKGSLNGEAPLYENHWASAQEAWQQLPARRVLQEVTTDQSQGRQLHAELGVSGSLVYLYVANTYDQRQLVIVEAARHGMLEEYYREIVGSASR